From a region of the Streptacidiphilus albus JL83 genome:
- a CDS encoding acyl-CoA carboxylase epsilon subunit codes for MTRSPEDPGQEILVTRGQVDPEELAAVVVVLLAQTADEEDAAATDARDRQARSDRWRHRDDGAGYLDPRSWYRGDTPAEPAGDGAEGDITGD; via the coding sequence GTGACCCGGTCGCCGGAGGACCCGGGCCAGGAGATCCTGGTCACCAGGGGCCAGGTCGACCCCGAGGAACTGGCCGCCGTCGTCGTGGTCCTGCTGGCCCAGACGGCGGACGAGGAGGACGCCGCGGCCACCGACGCCCGCGACCGGCAGGCCCGCTCCGACCGCTGGCGCCACCGGGACGACGGCGCCGGGTACCTCGACCCCCGGAGCTGGTACCGCGGCGACACCCCGGCCGAGCCGGCCGGGGACGGAGCCGAGGGCGACATCACCGGCGACTGA
- a CDS encoding response regulator transcription factor, which produces MHILLEESDAESAGELAVGLRRQGHGVDHVSTGQAALGAYRSADLVILDLDPPDLNGLALCREIRAAGDTPMIAITGRRTEQGRVLALRAGSDDCMEKPLGFRELLARIEAVMRRARRRAGRRERIDCGPLRIDRARREVSVADRAVELTVKEFDLLQLLASQPGSVVFRQEIMARVWGDTWNSRSRTVDTHVSSLRRKLGPDSWITTVRGVGLRFDRAPAEPAPGRTGRTGRTDVIGFGR; this is translated from the coding sequence GTGCACATCCTGTTGGAGGAGAGCGATGCCGAGTCGGCCGGGGAGCTGGCCGTCGGGCTGCGGCGCCAGGGCCACGGCGTCGACCATGTGAGCACGGGGCAGGCAGCCCTGGGGGCTTACCGCTCGGCCGACCTGGTCATTCTCGACCTCGACCCGCCGGACCTGAACGGCCTCGCCTTGTGCCGGGAGATCCGGGCGGCGGGCGACACGCCCATGATCGCGATCACCGGCCGCCGCACGGAGCAGGGGCGGGTGCTGGCGCTGCGGGCGGGCTCGGACGACTGCATGGAGAAGCCCCTGGGGTTCCGCGAGCTGCTGGCCCGGATCGAGGCCGTGATGCGCCGGGCGCGGCGGCGGGCGGGCCGCCGCGAGCGGATCGACTGCGGTCCGCTGCGGATCGACCGGGCCCGTCGCGAGGTCAGCGTGGCCGACCGGGCGGTCGAGCTGACCGTGAAGGAGTTCGACCTGCTGCAGCTGCTCGCCTCGCAGCCGGGGAGCGTGGTCTTCCGGCAGGAGATCATGGCCAGGGTCTGGGGCGATACCTGGAACAGCCGGAGTCGTACGGTCGACACCCATGTCAGCAGTCTGCGGCGGAAGTTGGGGCCGGACAGCTGGATCACCACGGTGCGCGGGGTGGGACTGCGGTTCGACCGGGCGCCGGCGGAGCCCGCTCCGGGACGGACGGGGCGGACGGGCCGGACGGACGTGATCGGCTTCGGGCGGTAG
- a CDS encoding response regulator transcription factor: MRVLLVAEGSDTAHSTALVDRLRASGHTTSLVHTRQAALAGAAGADLVLLDLELTDRDALELCRDLSRADEVAVICYTRQPGELDRVLALQAGSDDCLVRPFGLNELTARIEAVTRRVHPRHAPGSAAVLRGALRLDRRSRQVLLSGRPIAVTRAEFDLLLLLAAEPDGTVPRGTALERIRSGGSARPGRTLDTHVSSLRRKLGAKSWIVTVHGVGLRLGHGPED; this comes from the coding sequence GTGCGGGTTCTGCTGGTGGCCGAGGGATCGGACACCGCCCACTCCACCGCACTGGTCGACCGACTCCGGGCGAGCGGCCACACCACCTCCCTGGTCCACACCCGGCAGGCGGCCCTGGCCGGCGCGGCGGGGGCCGATCTGGTGCTGCTCGACCTCGAACTGACGGACCGTGACGCGCTGGAGCTCTGCCGGGACCTGAGCCGCGCCGACGAGGTCGCCGTCATCTGCTACACCCGGCAGCCGGGCGAACTGGACCGGGTGCTGGCGCTGCAGGCGGGTTCGGACGACTGCCTGGTCCGGCCGTTCGGCCTGAACGAGCTGACGGCCCGGATCGAGGCGGTCACCCGCCGGGTGCACCCGCGGCACGCCCCCGGATCGGCGGCGGTGCTGCGCGGCGCGCTGCGACTGGACCGGCGCTCACGGCAGGTCCTGCTCTCCGGCCGTCCGATCGCGGTGACCCGCGCCGAGTTCGACCTGCTGCTCCTGCTGGCCGCGGAGCCGGACGGAACCGTGCCGCGCGGAACCGCCCTGGAGCGGATCCGGAGTGGCGGATCCGCCCGCCCGGGGCGGACCCTGGACACGCATGTCAGCAGCCTCCGGAGGAAGCTGGGGGCGAAGAGCTGGATCGTCACCGTCCACGGCGTCGGCCTCCGCCTGGGCCACGGGCCCGAGGACTGA
- a CDS encoding GNAT family N-acetyltransferase: protein MPELIAPTVRLQAAWTEAHREWGPGLHEDGFGLLPSDDVDSPVGFAAWVARLTRGTAAQPGAGAEPGSAEPVRYRWIVEGDRLLGGIALRLGRSDQVLQYGHIGYGIRPSARRRGLAGWALGRILDEAGAAGLDRVLIVCEAGNTASARTVERCGGVLEAVRDVGHGAERRYWIGLRPPGAGR from the coding sequence TCGCACCCACCGTCCGCCTGCAGGCCGCCTGGACCGAGGCGCACCGGGAGTGGGGTCCCGGGCTGCACGAGGACGGCTTCGGGCTGCTGCCCTCCGACGACGTCGACTCGCCGGTCGGGTTCGCGGCCTGGGTGGCCCGGCTGACGCGAGGAACGGCGGCGCAGCCGGGGGCCGGGGCGGAGCCGGGGTCGGCCGAGCCGGTCCGCTACCGGTGGATCGTCGAGGGCGACCGGCTGCTCGGCGGGATCGCGCTGCGGCTCGGCCGCAGCGACCAGGTGCTGCAGTACGGCCACATCGGCTACGGCATCCGGCCGTCCGCGCGCCGGCGCGGGCTGGCCGGCTGGGCGCTGGGCCGGATCCTCGACGAGGCGGGGGCGGCCGGGCTGGACCGGGTGCTGATCGTCTGCGAGGCCGGGAACACCGCCTCGGCCAGGACGGTCGAGCGCTGCGGCGGCGTCCTCGAAGCCGTCCGCGACGTCGGGCACGGTGCCGAGCGGCGCTACTGGATCGGGCTCCGGCCCCCGGGGGCGGGCCGGTGA